In one window of Maribacter dokdonensis DSW-8 DNA:
- a CDS encoding 4'-phosphopantetheinyl transferase family protein — translation MPLYKTITVNKETSVAIWKVEETEEHLWKGVELTDHCQNRFNGMKSDLHRKAFLSIRHLLALYNYVDADLEYDDNGKPHLKDGNFISITHSHNFTAIIISESEEVGIDIEMQRDKILRIAHKFTPFEEYRTLANTAAIIRKLTIVWGAKESLYKIYGHRGVSFLHHINVQDFIFNAGRTTAQIIFNGQSSDYGIKFLEFEDFTCVYAIRNKN, via the coding sequence ATGCCGCTTTACAAAACTATAACAGTAAACAAAGAAACCTCTGTAGCTATATGGAAGGTAGAAGAGACAGAAGAACATCTTTGGAAAGGAGTTGAACTTACTGATCATTGTCAAAATAGGTTCAATGGTATGAAGTCTGATCTTCACCGTAAGGCATTTTTAAGCATTAGACATTTATTGGCCTTGTATAATTATGTAGATGCCGATCTGGAGTATGATGATAATGGGAAACCACATTTAAAGGACGGAAATTTTATCTCTATTACGCATTCCCATAATTTCACGGCGATTATAATAAGTGAATCCGAAGAAGTAGGTATAGATATTGAAATGCAGCGCGATAAAATATTGCGAATTGCACACAAATTTACACCGTTTGAAGAGTATAGAACTTTGGCTAATACTGCAGCAATAATCAGAAAATTGACCATAGTGTGGGGCGCCAAAGAATCTTTATATAAAATTTATGGGCATAGAGGTGTAAGTTTCTTACATCACATCAACGTTCAAGATTTTATATTTAACGCAGGGCGGACAACGGCGCAAATAATTTTTAACGGGCAATCTTCGGACTATGGAATCAAGTTTTTGGAATTTGAGGATTTCACTTGTGTTTATGCCATTAGAAATAAAAATTAA
- a CDS encoding CCC motif membrane protein, with translation MNNFKKTFQLNISMESKKLPNSAFIYVLSVLSCIICCLGGFGIIPAVISYYLASKSEGIYRMNPDGYDNYGIIKRGKIIAIIGIILNIIVIGITIWTLSTIGWDAWSKEFVRKWNEGMQSGQGY, from the coding sequence ATGAATAACTTTAAGAAAACATTTCAATTAAATATCTCTATGGAAAGTAAAAAATTACCGAATTCTGCATTCATTTATGTGTTGTCCGTTCTTAGTTGTATTATCTGTTGTCTTGGCGGGTTTGGCATTATACCCGCAGTAATTTCTTATTATTTAGCTTCAAAATCTGAAGGAATTTATAGAATGAATCCTGATGGTTATGACAATTATGGTATTATAAAAAGGGGTAAAATAATTGCGATTATAGGGATAATTTTAAATATTATAGTAATTGGTATTACCATTTGGACGTTGAGCACAATTGGATGGGATGCATGGTCTAAGGAGTTCGTAAGAAAATGGAATGAGGGTATGCAAAGTGGTCAAGGTTATTAA
- the rpmA gene encoding 50S ribosomal protein L27, whose protein sequence is MAHKKGVGSSKNGRESESKRLGVKIFGGQAAIAGNIIVRQRGTRHNPGENVYAGKDHTLHARVDGLVKFEKKAGGKSYVSIEPFEA, encoded by the coding sequence ATGGCACATAAGAAAGGTGTAGGTAGTTCTAAAAACGGTAGAGAATCAGAATCGAAACGATTAGGAGTTAAGATTTTTGGTGGTCAAGCTGCTATCGCTGGTAACATTATCGTTAGACAGCGTGGAACAAGACATAATCCTGGTGAAAATGTTTATGCAGGAAAAGATCACACATTACACGCACGTGTAGATGGTCTAGTGAAGTTTGAAAAGAAAGCAGGTGGAAAATCATATGTTTCCATTGAGCCTTTTGAAGCTTAA
- a CDS encoding DUF3332 domain-containing protein, whose translation MKKSVICIAMAGTLLFSSCLGSFSAFNNLKDWNQGVSDSKFVNNLVFWGLNIIPVYGLFFLGDAIIFNVIEFWSGSNPIAMEEGESETQMVERDGNTFEMTATKNRMQVTVVDGPKKGKKIDLVYKPSEKSWNAVRPNGEIIKLSSFEEGFYIVYMPNGKEVKIDPLSSKEQGLAQLKEQTDCYYLEGMLAENN comes from the coding sequence ATGAAAAAATCAGTTATCTGTATTGCTATGGCCGGCACATTATTATTTTCTAGTTGCTTGGGCTCTTTTAGCGCTTTCAATAATTTAAAGGACTGGAACCAAGGAGTCTCTGATAGTAAGTTTGTAAATAACCTGGTATTTTGGGGGTTGAACATAATTCCTGTTTACGGACTATTCTTTTTGGGTGATGCAATTATTTTCAATGTTATCGAATTTTGGAGCGGATCTAACCCAATTGCTATGGAAGAAGGAGAGTCTGAAACTCAAATGGTAGAAAGAGACGGTAATACCTTTGAAATGACCGCTACTAAAAATAGGATGCAGGTAACTGTTGTCGATGGGCCTAAAAAAGGTAAGAAAATTGATTTGGTATATAAGCCAAGTGAAAAATCATGGAATGCGGTAAGACCTAATGGTGAGATTATAAAATTATCATCTTTTGAAGAAGGTTTTTATATTGTTTACATGCCAAACGGTAAAGAGGTGAAAATTGATCCGTTAAGTTCTAAAGAACAAGGTTTGGCTCAATTAAAGGAGCAAACAGATTGTTATTATTTGGAAGGTATGTTGGCAGAAAACAACTAA
- a CDS encoding AAA family ATPase — protein sequence MEEKYRQEPSDVLKVVLFGPESTGKTTLSEQLARHYHTVWVPEYAREYLQDKWNNERKTCEPHDLLPIAEGQMRLENKLAKKATDILICDTDLLETKVYSEAYYIGNCDPVLEKYALQNTYDLYLLTYIDIPWEADDLRDKPNEREKMFNYFKDTLEKYGKNFITLKGDKKQRLNKAINHIDTLLHQ from the coding sequence ATGGAAGAAAAATACAGACAAGAGCCTTCAGATGTCTTAAAAGTTGTTCTTTTTGGTCCGGAATCTACGGGTAAAACCACATTGTCAGAACAATTGGCAAGACATTACCATACCGTTTGGGTACCGGAATACGCTAGGGAATATCTACAAGATAAATGGAACAACGAACGTAAAACTTGTGAACCTCATGACTTATTGCCAATTGCCGAAGGGCAAATGCGTTTAGAGAACAAGCTGGCCAAAAAAGCTACAGATATTCTCATTTGCGATACAGATTTATTGGAAACCAAAGTATATTCAGAAGCCTATTACATAGGTAATTGTGATCCTGTTTTAGAAAAATATGCATTGCAGAATACATATGATCTTTATTTGTTGACGTATATAGATATCCCTTGGGAAGCAGATGACCTAAGGGATAAGCCCAACGAGAGGGAAAAAATGTTCAATTATTTTAAAGATACTTTAGAAAAATACGGTAAAAATTTTATTACCTTGAAAGGAGACAAAAAACAACGTTTAAATAAAGCCATTAACCATATAGATACCTTATTACATCAATGA
- the ahcY gene encoding adenosylhomocysteinase, with protein MSTKTIPYVPYKVKDISLADWGRKEIELAEAEMPGLMALREEYKDEQPLKGARIAGCLHMTIQTAVLIETLTALGADVTWSSCNIFSTQDQAAAAIAAAGVPVYAWKGMNEEEFDWCIEQTLFFGEDRKPLNMILDDGGDLTNMVLDKYPELASDVKGLSEETTTGVHRLYERVKNGTLPMPAINVNDSVTKSKFDNKYGCRESAVDAIRRATDTMLAGKRVVVAGYGDVGKGTAASFKGAGSIVTVTEIDPICALQACMDGFEVKKLETVIGNADIVITTTGNKDIIRAEHFEALKDKAIVCNIGHFDNEIDMAWLNKNHGNTKDEIKPQVDKYTIDGKDIIILAEGRLVNLGCATGHPSFVMSNSFTNQTLAQIELWKNSENYKNEVYMLPKHLDEKVAKLHLSRLGAELTELKKDQADYIGVTVEGPFKPDYYRY; from the coding sequence ATGAGCACGAAAACTATTCCGTATGTGCCTTATAAGGTAAAGGATATTTCCCTTGCCGATTGGGGAAGAAAAGAAATTGAATTGGCAGAAGCTGAAATGCCAGGTCTAATGGCCCTTCGTGAAGAATACAAAGACGAGCAACCTTTAAAAGGGGCACGTATTGCAGGTTGTCTTCATATGACCATACAAACTGCCGTTTTAATTGAAACTTTAACCGCATTGGGTGCAGATGTTACTTGGAGCTCATGTAATATATTCTCTACCCAAGATCAAGCCGCTGCCGCTATTGCTGCCGCAGGTGTACCTGTTTATGCCTGGAAAGGTATGAACGAAGAGGAGTTTGACTGGTGTATTGAGCAAACCTTATTCTTTGGCGAGGACAGAAAACCATTGAATATGATCTTAGATGATGGTGGTGATCTTACCAACATGGTTTTAGATAAGTATCCAGAATTGGCGTCTGATGTTAAGGGACTTTCAGAAGAAACCACTACAGGAGTACACCGTTTATATGAGCGCGTAAAAAATGGTACTTTACCTATGCCCGCTATTAACGTAAACGATTCTGTAACCAAATCTAAATTTGATAACAAATACGGTTGTAGAGAAAGTGCTGTTGATGCTATACGTAGAGCTACGGATACCATGCTTGCAGGCAAGCGCGTTGTTGTAGCCGGTTATGGTGATGTTGGTAAAGGTACCGCTGCTTCTTTTAAGGGTGCCGGTTCTATTGTTACCGTTACGGAAATTGATCCTATTTGTGCATTACAGGCTTGTATGGACGGATTTGAGGTTAAAAAATTGGAAACGGTTATTGGTAACGCAGATATCGTAATTACCACTACTGGAAACAAGGATATTATTAGAGCCGAACATTTTGAAGCTCTAAAGGATAAAGCCATTGTTTGTAACATTGGTCATTTCGACAATGAAATTGATATGGCTTGGTTGAACAAAAACCACGGAAACACTAAAGATGAAATTAAGCCTCAGGTAGATAAATACACTATTGATGGTAAAGATATTATCATTTTGGCAGAAGGTAGATTGGTAAACCTAGGTTGTGCTACCGGACACCCTAGTTTTGTAATGAGTAATTCATTTACCAACCAAACTTTGGCGCAAATTGAACTTTGGAAGAATAGTGAAAACTACAAGAACGAAGTATATATGTTACCAAAGCATTTAGATGAAAAGGTTGCAAAATTACACTTGTCTCGTTTAGGTGCAGAATTGACCGAATTAAAGAAAGACCAAGCTGATTATATTGGTGTTACGGTTGAAGGTCCTTTTAAACCTGACTACTATAGATACTAA
- a CDS encoding DUF4301 family protein — protein MIELTEKDQKQLESKGISKETMLGHIQTFKEGIPFVNLENAAVIGNGILKFSDEEEKELISFYDSKLKDLDILKFVPASGAASRMFKALFAFLNAYDPNNETLQAYLERTNDKDILKFSAGLERFPFYDKVMESIGTSFESEGEKVYKFVADLLGDNTLNYGFYPKGLLPFHKYGNSTATPFEEHLKEGALYAGSNGKAKLHFTISEQHEEMFGDEFKASGPKVSSDTGVTYDVDYSFQKASTDTLAVDMNNEPFRNEDGSVLFRPGGHGALIQNLNEQDADIIFIKNIDNVAVMKDAKAVADSKKVLAGVLLKEQEKAFEFAALLDKGEADDATIEDIKNFLKTNLNVRFSEGFDSKSNSDKVNILKDKINRPIRICGMVKNEGEPGGGPFWVTNSKGEVSLQIIESAQIDMNNSQQADILKNATHFNPVDLVCAVRNYKGEKYDLLKFVDEKQGFITGKTKDGKELKALELPGLWNGAMAFWNTIFVEVPLVTFNPVKSVVDLLKDSHQA, from the coding sequence ATGATAGAACTTACAGAAAAAGATCAAAAGCAACTAGAGAGTAAAGGAATTTCTAAAGAAACAATGCTGGGTCATATCCAGACATTTAAAGAAGGTATACCTTTTGTCAATTTAGAGAATGCTGCTGTTATAGGTAACGGCATTCTTAAATTTTCCGATGAAGAAGAAAAAGAACTTATTTCTTTTTACGACTCAAAATTGAAGGATTTAGATATTTTAAAATTTGTACCCGCTTCTGGTGCTGCATCTAGAATGTTTAAGGCTTTGTTCGCATTTTTAAATGCTTACGACCCAAATAATGAAACATTACAGGCATATTTAGAAAGAACAAATGACAAGGATATACTGAAATTTTCCGCTGGTTTAGAACGCTTTCCGTTTTATGATAAAGTAATGGAAAGTATAGGTACTTCTTTTGAATCTGAAGGAGAGAAAGTCTACAAGTTCGTTGCTGATCTTTTAGGAGATAACACACTAAATTATGGTTTTTACCCTAAAGGACTATTGCCGTTTCATAAATATGGCAATTCTACGGCTACCCCTTTTGAAGAGCATTTAAAAGAAGGTGCCCTTTATGCCGGTTCTAACGGAAAAGCAAAACTACATTTTACGATATCTGAACAACACGAAGAAATGTTTGGCGATGAATTTAAAGCATCTGGACCTAAAGTTTCTTCAGATACAGGAGTTACTTATGATGTGGATTACTCTTTTCAAAAAGCATCAACAGATACTTTGGCAGTAGATATGAACAATGAACCTTTTAGAAATGAAGATGGTTCTGTTTTGTTTAGACCGGGTGGTCATGGTGCTCTGATCCAAAATTTAAATGAGCAAGATGCCGATATTATTTTTATTAAGAATATAGATAACGTAGCCGTAATGAAAGATGCAAAGGCCGTTGCGGATAGCAAAAAGGTATTGGCAGGTGTTTTGTTGAAAGAGCAGGAAAAAGCATTTGAATTTGCTGCCTTATTGGATAAGGGAGAAGCGGATGATGCAACTATAGAAGACATCAAAAACTTCTTAAAAACAAATCTAAATGTTCGTTTTTCGGAAGGGTTCGATTCAAAATCAAATTCTGATAAAGTAAATATTTTAAAAGATAAGATAAATAGACCTATTCGTATTTGCGGTATGGTAAAGAATGAAGGTGAACCTGGTGGTGGACCGTTTTGGGTTACTAATAGCAAGGGAGAAGTTTCATTACAGATTATTGAATCTGCTCAAATTGATATGAATAATTCTCAACAAGCGGATATTTTAAAGAATGCAACGCATTTTAATCCAGTAGATTTGGTTTGTGCTGTGCGTAACTATAAAGGTGAGAAATATGACCTGTTGAAGTTCGTAGATGAAAAACAAGGTTTTATAACAGGTAAGACCAAAGACGGTAAAGAATTAAAGGCACTTGAGCTTCCAGGTTTATGGAATGGGGCAATGGCGTTTTGGAACACCATATTTGTAGAGGTTCCATTAGTGACTTTCAATCCGGTAAAAAGTGTAGTAGATCTTTTAAAAGACTCGCATCAGGCATAA
- the pnuC gene encoding nicotinamide riboside transporter PnuC — MSPIFDYLFGQYADYSTLDITLEIVAVIFGLLSVICSKQNNILVYPTGLISTSIFVYLLLKWGLLGDMMINAYYFIMSLYGWYIWTRKVDADHYTPITRTTKKENGISVIIFISTLVFVFTVYQVFDKWNSWTAYVDTITTAIFFVGMWLMAKRKVENWIYWIIGDLISVPLYFYKGFTFTSFQYLIFTILAVYGYNAWKKNTDKSLQMS; from the coding sequence ATGAGCCCCATTTTTGATTATCTCTTTGGGCAATATGCCGATTATAGTACATTAGATATTACACTTGAAATTGTAGCCGTTATTTTTGGCTTATTATCTGTAATATGTTCTAAGCAAAACAACATTTTAGTATATCCTACAGGATTGATAAGTACTTCAATCTTTGTATATCTCCTTTTAAAATGGGGATTGCTGGGTGATATGATGATCAACGCATACTATTTTATAATGAGTTTATACGGTTGGTACATTTGGACAAGAAAGGTTGATGCCGACCATTATACACCAATCACTAGAACAACGAAAAAAGAAAATGGAATTTCGGTCATTATATTCATAAGTACGCTTGTTTTTGTGTTTACCGTGTATCAGGTTTTTGATAAATGGAATAGCTGGACCGCCTATGTTGATACTATAACAACAGCTATATTTTTTGTGGGTATGTGGTTGATGGCCAAGAGAAAAGTAGAAAATTGGATATATTGGATCATTGGGGATCTTATATCTGTACCATTATATTTTTACAAGGGATTTACGTTTACAAGTTTTCAATATCTCATTTTTACAATATTGGCCGTTTACGGCTATAACGCATGGAAGAAAAATACAGACAAGAGCCTTCAGATGTCTTAA
- a CDS encoding thiamine-binding protein, whose product MDISVELTFSPLQDDFEQHIIDFIKKLRASGLTILENPLSTQVFGSYDEVMKVLNTEIKTAFELMDRGLLFMKIVKSDRSDYEPHF is encoded by the coding sequence ATGGACATATCGGTAGAGTTGACTTTTTCGCCCTTACAAGACGATTTTGAGCAACACATTATAGATTTTATAAAAAAACTAAGGGCTAGCGGATTAACCATACTTGAAAATCCTTTAAGTACACAGGTGTTCGGCTCTTATGATGAAGTGATGAAAGTGCTGAATACCGAGATAAAAACAGCGTTTGAACTTATGGATCGCGGGCTTTTATTCATGAAAATAGTTAAATCTGATAGAAGCGACTATGAGCCCCATTTTTGA
- a CDS encoding sigma-54-dependent transcriptional regulator encodes MSKILILEDDTSFAQMLKKFLERNGFDIVVSQTGLDGEKQLKEQNFQLVITDLRLPDYDGIKLVSQLKDSIPVIVMTGYAEVSTAVKAMKMGAYDYISKPFTPDQMLAVIDGALHAKPIISKETAITTKNDSKSIVENEDKSSISNDLELLSEAAQKLDEHIALVAPTDMSVLIIGESGTGKEVTAKAIHQKSNRKEKPFIALDCGAIPKELAASEFFGHLKGSFTGAIADKIGSFEAANGGTLFLDEVGNLSYENQIQLLRALQERKIKRIGSNTEVEVNVRILSATNEDLKAAVEKGNFREDLYHRLNEFSLQIPALKDRQGDLAVLASHFLEKFNQKLNKQIIDFSDEVWNAFNTYHWPGNIRELQNVIQRAVLLTTTNEIQVNTLPEELMRSKPERIDLGSVSKADFEKEQIVNALKRTNYNKSKAAKLLQVTRKTLYNRINYYDLDL; translated from the coding sequence ATGTCCAAAATTTTAATTTTAGAAGACGATACTTCTTTTGCCCAAATGCTAAAAAAGTTTTTGGAAAGAAATGGTTTTGACATTGTGGTAAGTCAGACCGGGTTAGATGGTGAAAAGCAACTCAAAGAGCAAAATTTTCAATTAGTAATTACAGATCTGCGTTTACCGGATTATGATGGCATTAAACTCGTTTCTCAACTAAAGGACAGTATTCCGGTAATAGTAATGACGGGTTATGCGGAAGTATCTACCGCAGTTAAAGCCATGAAAATGGGTGCGTATGATTATATTTCAAAACCATTTACGCCAGATCAAATGTTAGCCGTAATTGATGGTGCATTACACGCTAAACCAATTATTTCGAAAGAAACGGCTATTACAACAAAAAATGACTCAAAATCAATTGTAGAAAATGAAGATAAGTCGTCAATTTCTAATGACTTGGAGTTACTTAGTGAAGCTGCGCAAAAATTAGATGAACATATTGCCTTAGTGGCACCTACAGACATGTCTGTTTTAATTATAGGTGAGAGTGGCACTGGGAAAGAGGTTACGGCTAAAGCAATTCATCAAAAAAGCAATCGTAAAGAAAAACCGTTTATAGCGCTAGATTGTGGGGCAATACCTAAAGAACTTGCCGCTAGTGAATTTTTTGGTCATTTAAAAGGAAGTTTTACTGGGGCTATAGCCGATAAAATAGGAAGTTTTGAAGCGGCAAATGGGGGAACGTTGTTTTTAGATGAAGTAGGTAATCTTTCTTATGAGAATCAAATACAACTATTAAGAGCTTTACAAGAGCGTAAAATTAAAAGGATCGGTAGCAATACTGAAGTGGAGGTTAATGTCAGAATTTTATCGGCCACCAATGAAGATTTAAAAGCAGCAGTTGAAAAAGGTAATTTTCGAGAAGATTTATATCATAGGTTAAATGAGTTTTCTCTTCAAATACCGGCTTTAAAAGACAGGCAGGGAGACTTAGCTGTGCTAGCATCTCATTTTTTGGAAAAGTTCAACCAAAAATTAAACAAGCAGATTATTGATTTTTCAGATGAGGTCTGGAATGCTTTTAATACATACCACTGGCCAGGTAATATTAGGGAATTGCAGAATGTTATTCAACGTGCAGTGTTGTTGACTACCACCAATGAGATACAAGTGAATACTTTGCCAGAAGAGCTAATGAGATCAAAGCCGGAAAGAATCGACTTAGGTAGCGTGTCTAAAGCAGATTTTGAAAAAGAGCAAATTGTTAATGCTTTAAAACGTACTAATTACAACAAGTCTAAAGCGGCCAAGTTATTACAAGTAACCAGAAAAACGCTGTATAATAGAATTAACTATTATGATTTAGACCTGTAG
- a CDS encoding hybrid sensor histidine kinase/response regulator, whose product MDSKKNKFTLKITISYLLLVILGIIASYYIYTEVQEYIATENTTEKDNKLLKTNSFLAQLYEAESLSKLALQTKSKINFSAYENKIDSIRTNIQEIKTLTDSEYQHNLLDSLSALLDKKVTNINALRAIRLKDQTGTAINSALAEFDKLEESLGIIKPEGLAPNLEELSPKAQSTIKKVADYLNANVPTNGNSQSNTQTMDSVLQVSKNLLKDVKQENAINENTLALRETNINKTDLELSQQLRTILSSFEQEIITNSINNSIKKETLLKRSIRLAVIAAILGFLVVGIFTFIINRDFWKANVYREKLEKEKAYSDSLLKSREQLIATVSHDLRTPLNTISGYTNIIEENDHGTVNKKHIDQIKSATTYVNNLVNDLLDFSQLEAGKMVVKKSTFKVNDLISETANSIAAQYTAKDIDLILHLDESLEHPVISDAFRLRQIITNLLGNAYKFTDKGSITFTGNIIEKQKTKQLFLKISDTGIGISKEKQKLIFKEFTQAENDTDKKYGGYGLGLTITKKLTELLGGTLSLESNLNKGSTFTLKIPIAYGEKSSVETKIALKPDRLKIIVFDDDASFLKLIGEMLKSAGIEVLLFTDFNTFKPDSDFKFNMILTDIEMPTVSGYDIVDRLKSGTFKHYENQPILAMTGRRDLTVDHFIENGFTGLIRKPFSKTDLLQKLNNMFEMDFEHTHEKPFISRNDNENLYSLETIELFLGKDKTAIDEVLLTFKNDTGKNLNELKMAVTTNNIAQINSTAHRMLPMFRQLHVNNIVPTLETFETLKKNDLTHKTISEIYAKLEQEISDVMEVISQEISTGLNHNS is encoded by the coding sequence ATGGATTCCAAGAAAAACAAGTTCACCCTTAAAATTACTATTAGCTACTTGCTTTTGGTCATATTGGGCATTATTGCATCATACTATATCTATACGGAGGTTCAAGAATACATTGCTACTGAAAACACAACGGAAAAAGACAACAAATTACTTAAAACAAACTCCTTTTTAGCCCAGTTATATGAAGCTGAAAGTCTCTCTAAACTTGCATTGCAAACCAAAAGTAAAATTAATTTTAGCGCCTATGAGAACAAAATAGACTCCATACGCACCAATATTCAAGAAATAAAAACGCTAACGGACAGTGAATATCAACACAACCTTTTAGACAGCCTTAGCGCACTTTTAGATAAAAAAGTGACAAATATTAATGCCTTAAGAGCCATTAGACTTAAGGACCAAACAGGGACCGCTATAAATTCTGCGCTAGCGGAATTTGATAAGTTAGAGGAATCTTTAGGAATTATTAAACCGGAAGGCTTAGCTCCTAATTTAGAAGAACTTTCACCCAAGGCCCAAAGTACCATAAAAAAGGTTGCGGATTATCTTAATGCCAATGTCCCCACAAACGGTAATTCACAAAGCAATACACAGACTATGGACAGTGTTCTACAAGTCTCTAAAAATCTTTTGAAAGATGTTAAACAGGAAAATGCCATAAACGAAAACACCTTGGCCCTTAGAGAGACCAATATCAATAAAACCGATCTTGAACTTTCGCAGCAGTTACGTACCATCCTCTCTTCATTTGAGCAAGAGATTATTACGAACAGCATCAACAACTCCATTAAAAAGGAAACCTTGTTAAAAAGAAGTATTCGCCTTGCCGTTATTGCAGCAATACTCGGTTTTCTAGTGGTTGGTATTTTTACTTTTATTATAAATAGAGATTTCTGGAAAGCAAATGTATACAGAGAGAAACTTGAAAAAGAGAAGGCCTACTCTGACTCTTTATTAAAAAGTAGGGAACAATTGATTGCAACGGTAAGTCATGATTTACGCACCCCATTAAACACCATAAGCGGTTACACCAATATAATAGAAGAAAACGACCATGGAACCGTTAATAAAAAGCATATTGACCAAATAAAATCCGCTACCACATATGTGAACAATCTGGTAAACGATTTGCTGGATTTTTCTCAATTGGAGGCCGGTAAAATGGTAGTCAAAAAATCTACTTTTAAGGTAAATGACTTGATTTCCGAAACTGCTAATAGTATTGCTGCACAGTATACAGCCAAGGATATTGATTTAATTCTTCATTTAGATGAGTCTTTAGAACATCCTGTTATTTCAGATGCTTTTAGATTACGTCAAATTATTACAAATTTACTGGGCAATGCCTATAAGTTTACCGATAAAGGCTCTATCACCTTTACGGGCAATATCATTGAAAAACAAAAAACAAAACAACTTTTCCTGAAAATTTCCGATACCGGCATAGGGATATCAAAAGAGAAGCAAAAACTAATCTTTAAAGAATTTACACAGGCAGAAAACGATACCGACAAAAAGTACGGCGGCTATGGATTAGGACTCACCATTACCAAAAAACTTACCGAATTGTTAGGCGGTACGCTCTCGCTTGAGAGCAATTTAAACAAAGGCAGCACCTTTACCCTTAAAATACCTATTGCTTATGGTGAAAAATCATCTGTTGAAACAAAAATCGCTTTAAAACCGGATAGGTTAAAAATTATTGTTTTTGATGATGATGCTTCGTTTTTGAAACTAATTGGGGAAATGCTAAAGTCAGCCGGAATAGAAGTTTTACTTTTTACCGATTTCAATACTTTTAAACCCGATTCAGATTTTAAATTCAATATGATTTTGACCGATATTGAAATGCCTACGGTCTCCGGCTATGACATTGTTGACCGACTTAAATCTGGAACATTTAAACATTATGAAAATCAACCCATTTTAGCGATGACCGGAAGACGAGATCTTACGGTAGATCACTTTATCGAAAATGGATTTACTGGATTAATTCGAAAACCATTTTCAAAAACCGATCTTTTACAAAAACTAAACAACATGTTTGAAATGGATTTTGAACATACTCATGAAAAACCTTTCATTTCTAGAAATGACAACGAAAACCTTTACAGTTTAGAAACCATTGAACTCTTTTTAGGAAAAGACAAAACCGCTATTGACGAGGTATTGCTCACATTTAAAAATGATACAGGGAAAAATTTAAATGAATTAAAAATGGCGGTAACCACAAACAATATTGCACAAATAAATAGTACTGCACATAGAATGCTACCTATGTTCAGGCAATTGCATGTGAACAATATTGTACCCACTTTAGAAACTTTTGAAACCCTGAAGAAAAATGATTTAACCCATAAAACGATATCAGAAATATACGCGAAGCTGGAGCAAGAAATAAGCGATGTTATGGAAGTAATTTCACAGGAAATCTCTACAGGTCTAAATCATAATAGTTAA
- a CDS encoding 5' nucleotidase, NT5C type, producing MIIFVDMDEVIADTYGAHIEIYNTEFKGELTSEICKGSEVWHMVPEAHQDSVRKHATRRGFFRNLKPIAGSQEILARLADKHEVYIASAAMQFPNSLEEKSEWLDEHFPFIPWQNRILCGHKHILKGDVLIDDRSFNLENFEGRSLQFTSPHNVNTEGFERVNTWFEIGEKLL from the coding sequence ATGATAATATTTGTTGATATGGACGAGGTCATAGCCGATACCTACGGTGCCCATATAGAGATTTACAATACAGAGTTTAAAGGTGAGCTCACTTCAGAAATATGTAAAGGATCAGAGGTATGGCATATGGTGCCAGAAGCACACCAGGACAGTGTTAGAAAGCACGCCACTAGAAGAGGCTTTTTTAGAAATTTAAAGCCGATTGCCGGCAGTCAAGAAATACTTGCACGATTAGCCGATAAGCACGAGGTATATATAGCATCTGCAGCTATGCAATTTCCTAATTCATTAGAAGAGAAAAGTGAATGGCTAGATGAACACTTTCCTTTTATTCCTTGGCAAAATCGCATTTTATGTGGTCATAAGCACATTCTTAAAGGAGATGTTCTCATAGACGACCGTAGTTTTAATTTAGAGAATTTTGAAGGCAGAAGCCTACAATTCACCTCTCCACACAACGTAAATACAGAAGGGTTTGAACGTGTGAATACGTGGTTTGAGATTGGGGAGAAGTTATTGTAA